Sequence from the Caldisericaceae bacterium genome:
CTTTAAAGAAATACAGAAACTCCAACCGTATTCAGATAACCTTTTAAGACCATGTATGCTTGTAGACAGCCCTGATGTATTTAGAAAAATAGGGTCTTTACCCAATGTGCGTTCTACTGATGGCACTTTAGAAAATATGTCAAAAGATGTAGGAAAACACCTTGATGAACTTTCAAAGAAATGGGAAGAACTCTCAAGACCTGTATTTGAAAGAGACTTCCCTGAAGTTGCAAATAAAGTTAGAGAGTACAAAAGGAAGAAAGAAGAAATCATTAAAAAGGCAAACGGA
This genomic interval carries:
- a CDS encoding radical SAM protein, which encodes FKEIQKLQPYSDNLLRPCMLVDSPDVFRKIGSLPNVRSTDGTLENMSKDVGKHLDELSKKWEELSRPVFERDFPEVANKVREYKRKKEEIIKKANGNIEQFYVSNKIEK